tctcattctatccatgaacgtgtggattgtggaaatgtctggaagaggaaaaagcggctgtaaagctcgggccaagtctcgctcctcccgggccggactgcagttccctgtgggccgtgttcacaggctcctgcggaaggggaactacgctgagcgtgtgggtgctggAGCCCCCTACATGGCTGctatgctcgagtatctgaccgctgaaatcctggagctggccggcaacaacaagaagacccgcatcatccccagacacctgcagctggccgtcCGCAACaaccaggagctcaacaagctgctgggaaaggtgaccatcgctcagggc
This genomic stretch from Pristiophorus japonicus isolate sPriJap1 chromosome 7, sPriJap1.hap1, whole genome shotgun sequence harbors:
- the LOC139266729 gene encoding histone H2A type 2-A-like gives rise to the protein MSGRGKSGCKARAKSRSSRAGLQFPVGRVHRLLRKGNYAERVGAGAPYMAAMLEYLTAEILELAGNNKKTRIIPRHLQLAVRNNQELNKLLGKVTIAQGGVLPNIQAVLLPKETTSAAQSK